From one Lolium rigidum isolate FL_2022 chromosome 4, APGP_CSIRO_Lrig_0.1, whole genome shotgun sequence genomic stretch:
- the LOC124649861 gene encoding uncharacterized protein LOC124649861 isoform X1 — MRSATLPLQSMSGPASLLALLSKASRSWWACTLLVCYSGHCKTWLADWPRLQGKKTVWDESSLVAVVAFSSSAWFSWKPGSIRGDCLMHESCLEAHKSLFLKRKIECWVVLDCMRTASRTVILDC; from the exons ATGAGGAGTGCTACCCTGCCATTGCAGTCTATGTCTGGCCCAGCATCGCTGCTTGCATT ATTATCAAAAGCTTCTCGGAGTTGGTGGGCCTGCACTCTGCTTGTGTGCTATAGTGGGCACTGCAAAACCTGGCTCGCTGACTGGCCTCGTCTTCAAGGAAAGAAG ACAGTCTGGGATGAATCTTCGCTAGTGGCAGTGGTGGCCTTCTCTTCCTCTGCATGGTTTAG TTGGAAGCCTGGGAGCATACGAGGAGATTGCCTGATGCATGAGTCATGTTTGGAAGCCCACAAGTCGCTGTTCCTGAAACGGAAAATTGAATGTTGGGTTGTATTGGACTGTATGCGAACTGCTTCTAGGACTGTTATTTTGGACTGTTGA
- the LOC124649860 gene encoding replication protein A 70 kDa DNA-binding subunit C-like translates to MQAPRLTSGAVKEIAELPKGLGTIQPVLQVADVRPITAKSAAGSDRFRMLVSDGVHSLQSMLATDLNRFVTDGTLRLGSIVHLLEVMCSDIQGRRIIIVCKLDILQSQCDMIGKPKIYETKSSREGQEPNLRATAIAPRVEQVANNLSYGGSYNGVHGTLDSSIGRTVRSGPNNVFSGSSHDTMSAQNTMHTNVVQPNPQQPFLNSHQSQRFAVPSTAGGLGPPDNTYVRPAQPSYQQPPPAYRNSGPVTKNEAGPRVTPISALNPYQGTWKIKARVTAKTHVNHYINAQGPGKLFTFDLLDAHGGEIRAKCFKDVVDQFYDLIEVGKVYLISGGGPGGLKPAQKQYNPLNNDFEISMDARTSVEVCSSDDNSIPSRRFNFRQISEIANMDIGAMLDLLGVVTSVSPSSTVTKKNGVKTSKRVLQLKDVSGCSVEITFWGNFCDAEGQQLQLLCDSGSSPILALKSGRIGDFNGRSVGTISSSCLNINPDFPEAERLRQWYITEGKNAAFTSLSVGWTDVRNTVAQIKEEDMGKSEKPDWITVMGTVWNIKTDNFCYPACTAVVNGTRCTKKVTKDVDEIWQCESCEQSSQNCEYRYMLPCQIQDHTGTTTYATAFQDAGEEIIGLPAQDLFKIKHEDQDDEKFAEIIQRARYQHYLFKLKVKEETYNDEARVKCNIVKVQKLDDTAKESRFLLGVIDSLLAEDGSGSTPAVNGGVAINAGFTSNNTYAMNMGFPNQFGQQASLYGGMPSTPSATRYAQTGHVSRDSPVQVNSYSPPAGGNASSGLCYKCSQPGHFARDCLAQAAAPQRQTYGNGAATSGGYNRQSYAGNF, encoded by the exons ATGCAGGCGCCGCGGCTGACCTCGGGCGCGGTGAAGGAGATCGCGGAGCTCCCCAAAGGGCTGGGCACCATCCAGccggtgctgcaggtggcggacgTGCGGCCCATCACCGCCAAGAGCGCGGCGGGGTCAGACCGGTTCCGGATGCTCGTCTCCGACGGCGTCCACTCGCTGCAGTCCATGCTCGCCACCGACCTCAACCGCTTCGTCACCGACGGCACCCTCCGCCTCGGCTCCATCGTCCACCTCCTGGAAGTCATGTGCAGCGACATCCAGGGCCGCAG GATCATTATTGTTTGCAAACTTGATATTCTGCAAAGCCAGTGTGACATGATCGGGAAACCAAAGATTTACGAGACTAAAAGTTCACGTGAAGGCCAAGAGCCTAACTTACGGGCCACTGCCATTGCCCCAAGGGTGGAACAGGTTGCTAACAATTTGTCATATGGTGGATCCTACAATGGTGTCCATGGCACATTGGACTCTTCGATTGGTCGGACAGTCAGATCTGGACCTAACAATGTGTTTTCTGGTAGTTCTCATGATACAATGTCAGCACAAAACACAATGCATACCAATGTTGTGCAGCCCAACCCTCAGCAGCCTTTTCTGAACTCTCATCAAAGCCAAAGGTTTGCAGTTCCTAGCACAGCTGGGGGCCTCGGCCCTCCTGACAATACTTATGTTCGTCCTGCACAGCCTTCGT ATCAGCAGCCACCTCCAGCATATAGAAATAGTGGCCCAGTTACTAAGAATGAAGCTGGCCCTCGTGTTACTCCGATTTCTGCATTGAACCCATACCAAGGCACATGGAAGATAAAGGCTAGGGTGACTGCAAAGACTCATGTCAATCACTACATAAATGCACAAGGTCCAGGAAAACTCTTCACTTTTGATCTCCTTGATGCACATGGCGGAGAGATTCGTGCAAAATGTTTTAAAGATGTCGTTGATCAGTTCTATGACCTAATTGAGGTTGGTAAGGTGTACTTGATATCTGGAGGGGGCCCAGGGGGGCTGAAACCTGCACAGAAGCAGTATAACCCTTTGAACAATGACTTCGAAATCAGTATGGATGCTAGAACATCTGTAGAAGTTTGTTCTAGTGATGACAACAGCATCCCCAGTCGGCGTTTCAATTTCCGACAAATCAGCGAAATAGCGAACATGGATATAGGCGCCATGCTAGATTTGCTTGGTGTTGTTACATCAGTTAGCCCTTCTTCTACAGTAACGAAGAAGAATGGTGTGAAAACCTCGAAAAGAGTCCTCCAACTGAAGGACGTGTCTGGTTGCAGCGTGGAAATAACCTTTTGGGGTAACTTCTGTGATGCTGAAGGTCAGCAGCTGCAGTTGCTGTGTGATTCTGGTTCGAGTCCTATACTTGCCCTGAAAAGTGGCCGCATTGGTGACTTCAACGGCAGATCTGTGGGCACAATCAGCTCAAGCTGCTTAAACATAAATCCAGACTTTCCTGAAGCAGAAAGGCTGAGGCAATGGTACATAACTGAAGGGAAAAATGCTGCTTTCACTTCGTTGTCTGTGGGCTGGACTGATGTCCGAAATACTGTTGCACAGATCAAGGAAGAAGACATGGGAAAATCAGAGAAGCCAGACTGGATCACTGTTATGGGTACAGTTTGGAACATCAAGACCGACAATTTTTGTTATCCAGCCTGCACCGCAGTGGTTAATGGTACCCGCTGCACTAAAAAGGTCACAAAAGATGTTGATGAGATCTGGCAATGCGAGAGCTGTGAACAGAGCTCTCAAAATTGCGAGTATAGGTACATGCTCCCATGTCAAATCCAGGATCACACCGGGACTACTACGTATGCAACTGCATTCCAAGATGCCGGCGAGGAGATAATTGGCCTCCCAGCGCAagatcttttcaagataaaacatgaagatcaagatgatgaaaAGTTTGCAGAAATCATACAACGGGCCCGTTATCAGCATTACTTATTCAAGCTGAAAGTTAAGGAAGAAACGTATAACGACGAAGCGCGTGTGAAATGCAACATTGTTAAGGTTCAAAAATTGGATGACACAGCAAAGGAGAGTCGCTTTCTTCTGGGAGTAATCGATAGCCTTTTGGCGGAAGATGGCTCAGGCTCAACCCCTGCGGTGAATGGCGGTGTTGCTATTAACGCTGGTTTCACATCCAACAATACCTACGCCATGAATATGGGTTTCCCAAATCAGTTTGGGCAGCAAGCGAGCTTATATGGTGGGATGCCTTCTACACCATCTGCAACACGGTATGCACAGACTGGTCATGTCTCTAGGGACTCTCCAGTGCAGGTAAACTCCTACAGCCCTCCAGCTGGTGGCAATGCGAGCTCAGGTCTATGCTACAAGTGTAGCCAGCCTGGGCACTTTGCTAGAGACTGTCTGGCGCAGGCTGCTGCTCCCCAGCGTCAGACTTACGGAAACGGGGCCGCCACTTCAGGAGGATACAACAGGCAGTCCTATGCTGGTAATTTCTGA
- the LOC124649861 gene encoding uncharacterized protein LOC124649861 isoform X2, translating into MRSATLPLQSMSGPASLLALLSKASRSWWACTLLVCYSGHCKTWLADWPRLQGKKTVWDESSLVAVVAFSSSAWFSLGAYEEIA; encoded by the exons ATGAGGAGTGCTACCCTGCCATTGCAGTCTATGTCTGGCCCAGCATCGCTGCTTGCATT ATTATCAAAAGCTTCTCGGAGTTGGTGGGCCTGCACTCTGCTTGTGTGCTATAGTGGGCACTGCAAAACCTGGCTCGCTGACTGGCCTCGTCTTCAAGGAAAGAAG ACAGTCTGGGATGAATCTTCGCTAGTGGCAGTGGTGGCCTTCTCTTCCTCTGCATGGTTTAG CCTGGGAGCATACGAGGAGATTGCCTGA